A region of Moorena producens PAL-8-15-08-1 DNA encodes the following proteins:
- a CDS encoding HpsJ family protein: MTKLDGNKLTESVEDIRQFNFSVLRSATLLHWIGYGLLVLTVFDVVETLIPPNFMNPAWELQTIGALVERVPVPLLGLALVFYGERHGRERWEVLVVKVLSWLALVLGVLYFLLIPLGIINTVRINKQASTQITTQVNRGMTQFQQVKDALEKVNTEAEMEKLLASLSSEGSTPDINNSQELERVKEQLASFIARGEQRIQNQAQSSLSSRRLGLFKSAVKWNLGALVSGALFITIWKSTPWARRKG, from the coding sequence ATGACTAAATTAGATGGCAATAAATTGACTGAATCCGTAGAGGATATACGGCAGTTTAACTTTTCTGTTCTAAGGTCTGCGACTCTGTTGCACTGGATAGGTTATGGCCTTTTAGTGCTAACTGTATTTGACGTAGTTGAAACGTTGATCCCACCAAACTTTATGAATCCTGCCTGGGAATTACAGACTATAGGGGCATTGGTGGAACGGGTGCCTGTACCTTTACTCGGCTTAGCCCTGGTGTTTTATGGAGAGCGCCATGGGCGGGAGAGATGGGAAGTCCTGGTTGTGAAGGTTTTATCCTGGTTAGCTTTGGTGCTGGGAGTGCTATATTTCTTGCTGATTCCTTTGGGAATTATTAACACAGTGCGGATTAATAAACAAGCCAGTACTCAAATTACTACTCAAGTTAACCGAGGGATGACCCAATTCCAACAAGTTAAAGATGCTTTGGAGAAAGTAAATACAGAAGCGGAGATGGAAAAACTTTTGGCAAGCCTGAGTAGTGAAGGTAGCACTCCGGATATCAATAATTCTCAAGAATTGGAGAGGGTGAAAGAACAGCTAGCTTCATTCATTGCTCGTGGTGAGCAGAGGATACAAAACCAAGCTCAATCGAGTTTATCGTCTCGTCGTCTGGGTCTGTTTAAAAGTGCTGTAAAATGGAATTTGGGAGCTTTGGTGTCTGGAGCTTTGTTTATTACTATCTGGAAGTCTACCCCCTGGGCGAGACGAAAGGGGTAA
- a CDS encoding cyanoexosortase A system-associated protein, which produces MGKVIWYPTTSARPITPFEFPATVPLPEWQPLESQGLTGQTAVDKTLQAGKHYRYIQNDLPLDIKMRYLVQSGGDINKFLQKYIGIEPASQELIVSRQQKKIGFHRLFVYQERAYLSSCINPRGGSTVTSYQFKKNRDIYDVRSRRLLLWLLGQVKLQDNRCLWAHLSIPLENSSPEAAYQVLENVWPDWYDWWYLHFPKP; this is translated from the coding sequence ATGGGCAAAGTAATTTGGTATCCAACTACAAGCGCTCGTCCCATCACCCCTTTTGAATTTCCAGCTACAGTTCCCTTACCAGAATGGCAGCCTCTGGAAAGTCAAGGTTTGACTGGTCAAACGGCTGTTGATAAAACACTACAAGCTGGCAAGCACTATCGATATATTCAGAATGATTTACCTCTAGATATAAAGATGCGCTATTTAGTTCAGAGCGGGGGTGATATTAATAAATTCCTTCAAAAGTACATAGGGATTGAACCCGCTAGTCAAGAATTAATAGTGTCACGCCAGCAGAAAAAAATAGGTTTTCATCGCTTATTTGTGTACCAAGAGCGGGCTTACCTCAGTTCTTGTATCAACCCCCGGGGTGGCAGTACGGTCACCAGTTATCAGTTCAAGAAAAATCGGGATATTTACGATGTACGCTCCCGTCGGCTGCTGCTATGGTTACTGGGTCAGGTAAAGCTACAAGACAACCGTTGTCTGTGGGCTCATCTTTCTATTCCTCTAGAGAATTCTTCCCCTGAAGCTGCCTATCAAGTGCTGGAAAATGTTTGGCCTGACTGGTACGACTGGTGGTATTTACACTTTCCTAAACCTTGA
- the crtA gene encoding cyanoexosortase A yields MKATHFATITHLKNYQYWLVGIAAGLIAIQLTLADRSNIADLLSTSFLFWVAVSYMVWEKRHTLDLESDIFSGVLGSLLIGLVLLRSTFVSGYDIFIRFSPLISVLGLGLLASGVKGLKQYWQHLTIFLCLAIPSGLPTLLIDVSTLTAKFSGLLLWYSGFEVSRQGVYLILPTGGIEVNPGCSGVSSMLQLLGISLLFLFMFPTSRVQKFLVPLIAILVGFIVNSIRVSLMAILVAYYSYEAFEYWHFGDGSMIFSLAAVIIFGFLCNFILQQNAPKTED; encoded by the coding sequence ATGAAAGCTACTCATTTTGCAACCATTACACACCTTAAAAATTACCAATATTGGCTAGTAGGTATAGCAGCTGGGTTAATAGCAATTCAATTGACTCTGGCTGACAGGAGTAACATTGCTGATTTACTAAGTACAAGTTTTTTATTTTGGGTGGCTGTGTCTTACATGGTATGGGAAAAACGCCATACCTTGGACCTAGAAAGTGATATTTTTTCTGGCGTTTTAGGGTCATTATTAATTGGGTTAGTACTGTTGCGATCTACATTTGTATCAGGCTATGACATTTTTATCCGCTTTTCTCCTTTGATTTCAGTATTGGGTTTGGGACTGCTGGCATCTGGAGTGAAGGGATTAAAGCAATATTGGCAGCACCTTACTATATTTTTATGTCTCGCTATACCATCTGGATTGCCAACATTACTGATTGATGTATCCACATTAACTGCTAAGTTTTCTGGATTGCTCCTTTGGTACTCAGGATTTGAAGTCTCTAGGCAAGGGGTTTATTTAATCCTGCCAACGGGAGGAATAGAAGTAAATCCCGGCTGTTCTGGCGTCAGTTCTATGCTTCAGTTGTTGGGAATATCGTTGTTATTCTTATTTATGTTCCCTACTAGCCGGGTTCAAAAATTTTTGGTACCACTGATAGCTATTTTAGTAGGATTTATTGTTAATTCTATTCGAGTTAGCCTGATGGCTATTTTAGTCGCTTATTATAGTTATGAAGCCTTTGAATATTGGCATTTTGGAGATGGTTCAATGATCTTTTCATTGGCTGCTGTCATTATTTTCGGTTTCTTATGCAATTTTATACTTCAACAGAATGCACCAAAGACTGAAGATTAA
- a CDS encoding FeoA family protein — translation MTLAELKPGKLAIIEKVQIGLQVEGLANRLEAIGIIPNRQVQVLRSAWFGGPLHIRVGSTTEVAIRRQEASMIVVNPVKE, via the coding sequence ATGACTTTAGCGGAATTAAAACCTGGAAAGCTTGCCATTATCGAGAAAGTTCAGATAGGTTTGCAGGTCGAAGGTCTCGCCAATCGACTAGAAGCAATTGGCATTATTCCTAATAGACAAGTCCAAGTGTTGCGCTCAGCCTGGTTTGGGGGACCGTTACACATTCGAGTTGGTTCCACCACAGAAGTAGCTATCCGACGGCAAGAAGCTAGCATGATTGTCGTTAACCCTGTCAAGGAATAG
- the trpE gene encoding anthranilate synthase component I, producing MIFPDFSQFSTVAQQGNFVPVTQEWVADLETPVSAWYKVCAGQPYSFLLESVEGGENLGRYSLLGCEPLWVLETRGNRTTQTNRDGSVTVFEGDPFETLGNCLKSYQPVKLAQLPPGIGGLFGFWGYELIRFCESRVPIYPIQSNDLPDGLWMQVDNLIIFDQVKRKIWVIAYADLRQTQGDLEAAYQKACDRVRNLVNKLQGQFLGKDKLLKWTPPESATQELSYISNTDKSQFCANVEKAKDYIRAGDIFQVVLSQRLSTEYKGDPFGLYRSLRLINPSPYMAYFNFRDWQIIGSSPEVMVKATASPKEKIQATLRPIAGTRRRGQTPIEDEALAQELLEDPKEIAEHIMLVDLGRNDLGRVCKSGTVRVDQLMLIERYSHVMHIVSNVVGELDATKTAWDLLKACFPAGTVSGAPKIRAMEIIQELEPERRGPYSGVYGWYDFEGQLNSAIAIRTMVVRPSGSGKHTVSVQAGAGLVADSDPEKEYQETLNKARGLLEAIRCLTFEE from the coding sequence ATGATTTTCCCAGATTTTTCCCAATTTTCAACCGTAGCTCAACAAGGTAATTTTGTACCGGTAACCCAGGAGTGGGTGGCGGATTTAGAAACGCCAGTTTCTGCCTGGTATAAGGTATGTGCTGGTCAACCCTACAGCTTCTTGTTGGAATCGGTAGAAGGTGGTGAAAATCTGGGACGTTACAGTTTACTAGGTTGTGAACCCCTGTGGGTATTGGAAACTAGGGGAAATCGCACGACTCAGACCAACCGGGATGGGTCAGTAACAGTATTTGAGGGAGACCCCTTTGAAACCTTAGGGAATTGTCTGAAATCCTATCAACCTGTAAAGTTAGCCCAATTGCCGCCAGGAATAGGCGGTTTGTTCGGTTTCTGGGGTTATGAGTTAATTCGTTTTTGTGAATCCCGTGTGCCAATTTATCCTATACAGTCCAATGACTTACCCGATGGATTGTGGATGCAAGTGGACAACCTGATTATTTTTGATCAGGTCAAGCGTAAGATTTGGGTGATCGCTTATGCTGATTTACGACAGACCCAAGGAGATTTAGAGGCAGCCTATCAAAAAGCATGCGATCGCGTTCGTAATCTGGTCAACAAACTGCAAGGGCAGTTCTTAGGTAAGGACAAATTACTCAAATGGACACCTCCAGAGAGTGCTACTCAAGAACTGTCTTATATAAGCAATACAGACAAGTCCCAGTTTTGCGCTAATGTCGAAAAAGCGAAAGACTATATCCGAGCTGGGGATATCTTTCAGGTGGTATTGTCCCAGCGCCTCTCGACAGAATACAAGGGTGACCCTTTTGGCCTTTACCGTTCCCTAAGGCTGATTAATCCCTCACCCTACATGGCATATTTTAACTTTCGGGACTGGCAAATCATTGGATCTAGCCCGGAGGTAATGGTAAAGGCAACAGCTTCCCCAAAGGAAAAAATCCAGGCAACGTTACGACCAATTGCTGGAACTCGACGTCGGGGTCAAACTCCTATTGAAGACGAAGCTCTAGCTCAGGAGTTACTCGAAGATCCAAAGGAAATTGCCGAACACATTATGTTGGTTGACCTGGGTCGCAATGACTTGGGTCGTGTGTGCAAGAGTGGTACAGTCAGAGTGGATCAACTGATGCTCATTGAGCGCTACTCCCACGTCATGCACATTGTTAGCAATGTAGTAGGGGAGCTCGATGCTACTAAAACAGCTTGGGATTTACTGAAAGCTTGTTTCCCTGCGGGGACAGTGAGTGGAGCCCCCAAAATTCGGGCAATGGAAATCATTCAGGAACTGGAACCAGAACGTCGCGGGCCTTACTCCGGTGTCTATGGCTGGTACGATTTTGAAGGTCAGCTCAATAGTGCGATCGCAATCCGGACTATGGTAGTTCGCCCATCTGGTTCTGGTAAACATACCGTTTCAGTGCAAGCTGGTGCGGGCTTGGTAGCAGATTCTGACCCAGAAAAAGAATATCAAGAAACTCTCAATAAAGCTAGAGGGTTACTAGAGGCTATCCGCTGTTTAACCTTTGAGGAGTAA
- a CDS encoding photosystem I reaction center subunit II PsaD, which yields MAEELTGKTPIFGGSTGGLLTKAEVEEKYAITWTSSKEQVFEMPTGGAAIMNEGENLLYLARKEQCLALGTQLRTFKPRIEDYKIYRIYPNGETQFLHPADGVFPEKVNEGRPYAGKMDRNIGSNPEPATIKFSGKATYEV from the coding sequence ATGGCAGAAGAACTGACGGGAAAAACTCCCATATTTGGTGGTAGCACTGGCGGATTGCTGACCAAAGCTGAAGTTGAAGAAAAATACGCTATCACCTGGACAAGCTCAAAAGAGCAAGTGTTTGAAATGCCTACTGGTGGCGCTGCCATCATGAATGAAGGGGAAAACTTGCTCTACTTAGCTCGTAAGGAACAGTGTCTGGCATTGGGAACCCAACTGCGGACATTTAAGCCCAGAATCGAAGACTATAAAATTTACCGGATTTATCCCAATGGTGAAACCCAGTTTCTGCATCCCGCAGATGGGGTATTCCCAGAGAAAGTCAACGAAGGGCGTCCCTATGCAGGGAAAATGGACCGCAATATTGGCAGCAACCCAGAACCTGCAACTATCAAGTTCAGTGGGAAGGCAACTTACGAGGTTTAA